Proteins from a genomic interval of Clostridium cochlearium:
- a CDS encoding IS3 family transposase, with translation MTIEDVKNDVEDYIYIYNHERICSSIGCYFLMNIILKI, from the coding sequence ATGACAATAGAAGATGTAAAAAATGATGTTGAAGATTATATTTATATATATAACCATGAGAGGATATGTTCCTCAATAGGATGTTATTTCCTCATGAATATTATATTAAAAATATAA